TTGCTTCCGTCTCCATAGATCGTTAGCATACCTAAAAGACGATCTTTAGTACACCTAAACATCGTGACTCGCCAACCACCGATGCCTTCCTCGGAGCTACCCATGTCATCACCCACCGCCGCTGCAGGGTCAGCCGTGATGGAGAAGCCGTTCTCGTGGCGGTTCACCACCCCGCTGTTCATTGGCTCGGCGCTGAACCCGATCAACAGCTCGATGATCGCCACGGCGCTCGTCCCGATCGCCACCGGACTGGGCGTCCCCATCGGGCAGACCGCTTCCCTGGTGACCGCCCTCTACCTGGCCAGCGCGATCGCCCAGCCCACCGCGGGCAAGTTGGCCGCGGTGTTCGGCGCCCGACGGGTCTTCGTCGTCGGGATCGTCCTCGTGCTGCTCGGCGGCGTGCTGGGGGGAGTGGCGCCGAGCCTGGCGATGGTGCTGTCCGCCCGGGTGTTGATCGGGCTGGGGACGTCGTGTGCCTACCCGTCCGCCATGATGCTGATCCAGCGTCGGGCCGCGCAGACCGGCATGGAGAAGCCGCCCGGCGGCGTGCTCGGTGGTCTGCAGATCGCAGGGATGGCCACCGCAGCGCTCGGCCTGCCGATCGGCGGGGTGATCGTGCAGACCATCGGCTGGCGTTGGGTGTTCTTCATCAACGTCCCCGCGGCGCTGATCGCCCTAGCCGCAACGCTGATCTGGATCCCGCGCGACCCCGTCCCGCAGGAGCGCAGGAACGTCCGCGGCGTGCTGTCCAGCATCGACCTAGCCGGGATCATCGGCTTCGGGCTGGCCACGATCGCGCTGCTGCTATTCCTGTTCTCCCTGCAGAACCCCAACTGGACGATGCTGGCCGCCGCCGTGGTCCTGTTCGTCGCACTGACCCTGTCGGAACTGCGCGCCGCGTCCCCGTTCCTCGACGTGCGACTGCTCGTCCGCAACGGTGCCCTGACCCGCACCTACATCCGCTTCGCCCTGGTCGGGCTGTGCGTCTACGTGGTCATGTACGGCGTCACCCAATGGATGGAGGCCGCGCGCGGCATGTCCGCGCTGAGCGTCGGACTGCTCCTGCTGCCGATGGGGGTCATCTCCGGGGTGATCGTCGCGCCGATCTCGAAGCGCAACCTGGTCCGCGGGCCGGTGATTGTCGCGGCCGTCGCCAGCCTGATCGGCTCCATCGGCGTGGCCTTCCTCACCTCCGACACCAACATCGCGTGGATCATTGCGATCACGGTGGTCTTCGGTGTGGTGCTGGGGACGGCCTCCAGCGGCAACCAACTCGCCCTCTACCTCGAGGCGCCACCCGAGCAGCTCGGCGTCGCGTCCGGCCTCTTGCGGACGTTCGGCTACATCGGCTCGATCGCGTCCTCGGCCATCGCCGGCATCGTCTTCCACACCGAAGCCACCGACAGCGGCGTCCGCACCATCGGCGCGATCATGATCGTGGTCAGCCTCATCGCGGTCGCTTTCACGGTCTTCGACCGCTCCCTCCGCCGCCACGCCGGCACCACGTCCCACGCCTAGAAGGAAGCCAGTTCATGCCCGTCAACCCCCTAGGCGTCCTGCTCCGCAAGCGGCGTGCCGGACACCACACCCTCGCCTGGGCCACGCCCGAACTGCAGGCACCCGGAACCTTCGTGCTGACCAGCCCGGCCTTCGACCACGGCACTCCGATCCCGCCCCGACATCGCGGACGGATGCGCGGACCCAACATCTCACCGGCCCTGACCTGGACTCCGCCGCCGGCGGGCACTCAGGAGCTCGTCCTCATCGTTCAGGACCCCGATGTGCCTCTCGGCCGACCGGCCACGCATGCCCTCACTCTCGGCATCGACCCCACTGCCCAGGGCATCCCGGAGAACGGGCTCACTCACCCCAGCCCCGTCCGTGGACTCCGCCACGGCAAGGGCGGTCTCGGTCGCCGCGGCTACTCAGGTCCGCTGCCGATTCGCTCCCACGGCCCGCACAGCTACGTGTTTCAGCTGTTCGCCCTCGACCAGCAGATCGATCTGCCCGACACGTTCACCCTGGACGACACCGTCCAGGCCATGGCTGGACATGTGATCGCCCGCGCCCGTCTGGACGGGACCTACGAGATCCGCTGACGGCACACAATCACGTTCGCCAGCGAGGAACCCTGCGATCACTCGAGTCGGGTGCGCGCACTCATCTCCGCTAGCTGCACTGTCGCCTCATCGCCTGCAGTCAGGCGTGGCTGTTGTATCCCTCAGTGCCCCTTGGTGTGCGGGAGGGCAGGCGGTGCTGACAAGGGTGAGAGTTGGCCCAAACTCTCACCGCCGATTACCCATGCGTGTCATAGTTGAGAGCAAGCGAATACTAGATAATTGAGGATTATCTGTTGTCAGCGAACAATGAAGCCGCTGGTGATGGTCGGGCGGCGGTCAAGGCCCTTATCCGGCGGATGGAGCGTGAAGCACCCGAGCTTGCACTCTTTCTCGTCTACGATCGGCCGAGCCGCGCGGGGGAGCGCCCCGGTCTTGAGCGAGCGTTCTTCACTCAGCGATGCGTATCCGATGAGCAGTTGAGGCAGACGGTGGAGGCGTTCCGCAGCATCGGGGCCTACGTAGAGTTGTTCGAGGGTGAGCGGGAGTTCATCGGTGCTGCGGCATCCGGCCGACTCGGCTCACTCCAGCGGCGCATGAAGGTCGTCTACAACGGCATTGAAGGCTCGATCGCGCACGACGCGTTCATGCCAGGACGCAAGGCACTAGTGCCCGCCGTCGCAGATTCATACGGGTTCCTCTGCGCCAACTCGAACGCCTACGCCTGTGCGCTAGGTCGCCACAAGTTCCACTATCTGAGCCTGCTGAGCAGTCTGGGACTGCCCACGCCTCGCACCTGGCACTACCGCAAGGAAACCGGCTGGGCCGGCGGCCATTCACCCACAGAGGGCCTGAAGGTCATTGCGAAGTCGACCTACGAGTCGTGGTCGGTTGGCGTAACGGACGAGTCGATCTTCCTCGCTGACTCGACCAGCACGAACCGGGTCGCGGCAATCGCGGAGCGGATCGGTCAATCCGTGACCGTGCAGGAGTTCGTCGCGGGGCAAGAAGTCTGCGTTCCCGTACTCGCGACACCCGAGTTGATGGGTACTCCCCCCGTTGTCGCAGTCCTTGCGAAGGCACCATTGGATCCAGAAGCAGTCATGACGATTGATGACAACCTGATGTCTGGCGGAGTCACGTACCAAGCGCTCACAGACCAAGACCTTGTCGGACGGCTTCACTCTCTCGCACTCCGGGCCTTCATCGCACTAGAGCTGGATGCCTTCGCCCGGATCGACTTCCGTGTCGACGAGTCGGGGAACCCCTTCATCTTCGACGTCGGAGTGTCCCCGGGCCTGAGCAGGGGCAGCTCGGCTTTCGCGTCAATGTCGCACTGGGGTTTCACTCACGAGGAGTTCCTTCGGGCGATACTGGCCGCCAGTCTGCCAGCATCGGGCATACGGACTCCCTCAGGAGTCTCGCCAGAGCTCCACCTCCGGTAGCCGGAACCCTCTTCCGTAGTTGTCCCACAACGGGCCGAACTCCACCGGATGGCGGTCGATCACATACCGATCAAACTCGCTCGGCGTGAGGCTCGCTTCCGTGAAGCTCTCGCGTAGAAACAGATGCCGACGTTCAAGAAAGCTGACGGTGGTGTAGGCGATGGCGGAGAGCGTTGTCCCAAGGCCGTCCCACACCCGCAGTACATCGAAGTCTTCGCCGGCTAAAAACCGAACGGCGGTCTCGTTGCTGCCGAGAAGGTAGACCATGCTGGGCTCAGGACTTGTGCGGGTGGCATTGAGGTGACTGCGAAGAATCTTGAACTGACTAAGCGCACCATCGAGGTCACCGGAGAGTGCTAGGTACACGGCGAAGGCGTTATGAAGATAGAAGGGGTCTTCTCTATTGCCGTGCACGGCGATGATCTCTCGTTGACGCGAGGCAGCCTCACCCGGCGTGACTCGGCCGCCGCGGAGGCTGGCCAGCAGATGATTGCCGTGCGCGTAGTCCACCCTCGGGAAGGTCCCCGGTTCGAAGTCGTCGATCAAAGCAACGAGTCTCTCATGCGCCGTGATCGCATCGTCGTAGCGAGCGTTGCAGATTAGGTTCGCCCCATAGTTCAGGAGGCACCGGTAGTACTCAAGTGGTTTCCGAATGACAGACTCTTCGTCACGCGGCGCGAAGTACTCGGCGGCGCGTCTTGTACGGCGGAGAGCGATATCCGGCTGCTCGACTGCACCGGCGCTTCTGTCGAGGATGTGGAGTTGGTCACCAGCGCTCTCGTCGAAGCCAACTCGACTCTCGAGACGGCTTCGGAGATCCCGTTCAAGCGCGCGAGCTTCGCCCTTATCTGTGGTCATTGCGAGGCCGTAAAGGAGGTGGCGCATAAGCCGAAAACCCAGGTCGAACTCCTCTGACTCGATACCCCGCCAGGAGTGCAACAGTTCCCGGCCAGACCGTCGGTTCACCTCACTCCGAGTGGCCATCAGGCACGCCGCAGCTATGCAGTCCGCCTCAGCATTGACCGAGCGTGCCAAACCTCGTGGAACGCGATCGACCAGATCAAGGCACTTCTCAAACTCGTAGGCGCCGAGAGCGATGGTTGCCTGCACCAGTGCACTGAGCGCGTCAGCTAGCCCGCCATCAGCAATGGCTTGTCGGACCTCTGGAGAGAGGTCCTCTAGGGTCCTGCTGTGATCTCGGGTGGCCTGGAGGCCCGCTTGAAGTCCTAGGACTGCAGCCTCCTTCGTCCGCTCAGCACGAAGTGCGTTGATGCAGCGGGTCTCATAGTCATCAGGCCGGAGGACCCGTAGGCAGTCCATTAGCCGCTCATGCACTTCCACGCCGTCAGTCAGTTCGGGATCGCGGAAGTACTCGCGGATGATGTCGTGCACAAAACGGTATGTGCTCGCTCCTCCTTCGATGACGCGTTCATCGCAGCACCTCCGGATCAGGCGACGCGCCTCGGCATCCTCGCCGGGGTAGGCGCACACAACCTCGGCTTGTCGGAAGGTGAGCCCGATGGTTGCCGCGATCTGCAGTAGGGAGTGGAGCTCGTTACCAACATTGCCGAGTGCGCGCACGCGTTCGCCGAACAGCTCTCGCCGAAAGGCTGTGATGCTCATGGTTGTGAGTTGGCTGGGCCCGTAGCGGGATAGGTACTCCGCCGCCCGCTGAGCCAGCTGCAGGTGTCCGCCAGTCAGCGCGTAAATGTCCTCCACCGTCTCGCTCGGCGTGCCAGCCGGCGCACCAAAAGCGGTCAGGACTTCTCGGAACTGGGATGGAACTATCTCACCTAGCTCACGGCGGCGAACCCACCTGGCGGCAAGCGCGTCGTCATGGGCTCGCGGATAGACAACGCCTTGATACTTGGCGAGAGTCTCAACAGCAATCACGCGAAGCTGAGTCAGGAAGGGATACGACTCTCGCAACTCTTCGTCTAGCAATGAGCTAAGGAACTTTAAGGAACCCGCGTCCCACCAATGCAGGTTATCGGCGATCAGGAGTAGCGGTCGCTTCCTAGACGCCCGCTCCAACACGGCTAGGGCATGCTGCTCGGCATCGCTGAAGACTCGGGAGTGTCCCCTCTTGCGGGATGGGCCGAGCCGCCTTGCGCCATCCACCACCTGAGCAAGCCCTTCGACGAGGCCCGCCATGTTCACGGCAGCCAGGGCCATCTGGCCTATGCCAGCCACGACTGGTACCGCACCCCTCCATCCCTGCGGCAGGCTCTCGAGTGCGTAGCCGAAGGGCGCGAGCGTTGAGGCGCTGCGATCGATGTCACCGACGGCAGTGAGAGTCACGCCTCCTGCGTCCTGCCAAGCAGAGCCAACCACTCTTGCGATCGTTGACTTGCCTACGCCAGGAGGCCCGGTTAGAAGCTGGATTTCATCGGCGGTTTTGAGGCCTTCCGACAACTCCCGCACGACCGTGTCGTAGCCGAGCACCTGCATGACGCTGGACAACAGATAATCCTCAATTATCGTGGAGGAACCTCTGGGTGAGGACGTCGGCGTTGGTGACTGCGCGGTGCAGAGCGGTGTCCGAGACGTGCGTGTAGATCTCGGTCGTGGTGATGCTTGCGTGGCCGAGCAGTCGCTGAACTACGCGGATGTCGACTCCCGCCTCGAGGAGTTGGGTCGCTGCAGCGTGGCGGAGCATGTGGGGCGTCACTGGCTGCTCGATGCCGGCTTGCTCGGCGGCGCGCTTGATGCGCCAGCGGATCGTCTCGGCCGTGATGGGGTTCCCGCTGCTGTTGAACAGCAGGTAGGGGTGAGTGACACCCGCCGAGTCGCGGTACCCGAGGTACTCATCGATCAGCCTCTTCAGCCACGGGCCAACGATGTAGACCACTCTCTCGCGTTGTCCCTTGCCATGGACTCGCACCGCTCCCGCTGTGAGGTCAATGCTCTTGCACGTGATCGTCGCAGTCTCGCTCACGCGCGTGCCGGTGACGAGCATCAGGCTGACAGCCAGCAGCGTGGTTGCGGTGGCAGGTTGCTCCCGGATGTCGCCGTGGAGGCTGCCCGTTCGGCGGAGCTGCTTGCGGAGGTAGCTGTGGAGCGTCTCCAGATCACCGCTGCGAGCGACCTTGGGCAGTGTGTATCCGCCGCCTGGGCGAATATCGACCGACGCCCACAGTCCGGGCTGCGCGAGTTGGCGGTCCACCATCCAGGAGTAGAAGCCGTGGAGTGCGCTCGAGCGCCTCATGATCGTGCGAGAGGTGAGCCCCGCTTGGCGTTGCCCCTGTAGGAACCTAAGGAAGTGGCCTGCCGTCAGTTCAGTTGTGTCTATGGCCGCGTCCATCTGGCGCAGCCACAGCGTCAGATCGGAGTCGTATGCGCGTGCCGTGTGCGGTGACGGGTCCTTCGTCATCCGGTACCAACCTAGGTACTGCTCGACCGCGGAGCTGGTCTGCATCGTCAAATCCATCCTTCATGTGTTGAGATCGGTGACCGGGGACCCCTGCTCTCGCGGGCGCCAATCGGCAATCGCGCAGCGACAAGGTGAAACGGCCATGGCTTCTCACGCGAGGATGTACCGGTTGGCGCACAGGTGGGCGCAACTGGCTGATGGTGAACACGTACAACGCCGGCCGCAGGACGCGATGCGAACCCAGTTCGGGGTCGCCTCAACCACTCGCGTCAGCGAGTAACTGGAGCCTCAGGAGAAGGCAGTGCTGCGGCTCAGCCCTTCGAGCGGGATCCGGCGGTGAGCTTGGGTGCGAAGTTGGCGAACTCGTAGTCGAAGACGTCGGTGCGGATCTCGCCGACCAGGCCCCGATAGAGCTCGACGCCGACGTACTTGGTGGCCAGCTTGAGGCGTCCCTCCTTCTCCAGGCGCCGGACGCTGACCTGTACCTGCGGTTCGTCCAGCACGCGCAGTGGACGGAACTGGCTGGCCCGCCGGACCAGGTCGTGGTCTTCGGCCAGTCGCAGCGACTCGTCGAAGCCGCCGACCCGCTCGAAGAGCCGGCGCGAGATCACGATGCAGAACCCCGGCGCATGCGGGTCGACGTACTGTCCGACCTTGATCACGGCCATGCAGGCGCTGTGCAGAAACTTGTCGAGCGAGCTGTCCGACAGCGGGACGATCTGGCAGGTGGCCAGGTCGAGGAACCGGCCCTCCAGCTGCTCATGCAGGTCGGCCAGGAACGTCCGGGAGATCCGGACGTCCGCGTCCAGGAACACCAGGAACGCGCCGGTGGCCGCGCGGGCGCCGTTGTTGCGTCCGATCCCGGGCATCCCGCCGGCAACCACCCGAGCCCCGGCGGACGTGGCCATCTCCACTGTCTGATCAGTCGAGCCGGCATCGGCCACGATGACTTCGAAGCTGCGGAACTCCTGGGCCTCGAGGTCGGCGAGCAGGCCGGGAAGCAGCTCCGCTTCGTTCAGGGTCGGAATCACGATGCTGAAGGCGATCGGGTCAGTCCGGGTCATGGCGATGCTCCTTTCCTCGTCGTTGCGACGGTGAGTCAAGCGGCGCTGCGGTCGGCCAGCCGGCCGGCGACCAAGTGGTCGCCGATCGTGTCGAACGAGTGGAAGTTGCGCAGGACGTCCTCTGCGGCTGCGCGTCCGGCTTCGATCAGCTGCGGGACGTCCGCAGGAGACCACTTCGACAGCCCCCTCAGGTCGGGTCGGATGGTGAGGGTGGACGCCTCGCGCTCCAGCTTCGCGATGGCCTCGGCGGTGCCGGGAGGTGCGGCCACCCACTCCGGGCTGAGCCGGACGGCGATGGTCCAGCGGGCGCCGAGCTGTCGGGCGGCTTCGATCGGGAGGTTCGCCCGCAGCCCGCCGTCGTACAGGACCTCGTTGTCGCGGATCACCGGCGGGAACAGTCCGGGAATGGCGACGCTCGCCCGCAATGCGTCGGCCAGTGATCCACTGGTGATCACGACGGTCTTGCCGCTCCGCACGTCCGTGGCCACCGCACCGAACCGGATCGGCAGCTCCTCGATGCGTTGCACGGTCTCCAGCCGGCTCAGGGTCTCGCTCAGCGCTTGGGAGTCGAGGATCCCGAGCCGCGGGGTCAGGGTGAGTCGACCGACCGCCGCCCAGCTGCTGGACAGCATGAGTTCCTCGATCTCGTCCAGCGGCGTCCCGGACGCATAGGCGGCACCCACCAGGGCGCCGGCGCTCGTCCCGGCGACGACCTCGGGGTACAGGCCACGGGCGTTGAGGGCCTGC
The nucleotide sequence above comes from Propionicimonas paludicola. Encoded proteins:
- a CDS encoding AAA family ATPase; amino-acid sequence: MSSVMQVLGYDTVVRELSEGLKTADEIQLLTGPPGVGKSTIARVVGSAWQDAGGVTLTAVGDIDRSASTLAPFGYALESLPQGWRGAVPVVAGIGQMALAAVNMAGLVEGLAQVVDGARRLGPSRKRGHSRVFSDAEQHALAVLERASRKRPLLLIADNLHWWDAGSLKFLSSLLDEELRESYPFLTQLRVIAVETLAKYQGVVYPRAHDDALAARWVRRRELGEIVPSQFREVLTAFGAPAGTPSETVEDIYALTGGHLQLAQRAAEYLSRYGPSQLTTMSITAFRRELFGERVRALGNVGNELHSLLQIAATIGLTFRQAEVVCAYPGEDAEARRLIRRCCDERVIEGGASTYRFVHDIIREYFRDPELTDGVEVHERLMDCLRVLRPDDYETRCINALRAERTKEAAVLGLQAGLQATRDHSRTLEDLSPEVRQAIADGGLADALSALVQATIALGAYEFEKCLDLVDRVPRGLARSVNAEADCIAAACLMATRSEVNRRSGRELLHSWRGIESEEFDLGFRLMRHLLYGLAMTTDKGEARALERDLRSRLESRVGFDESAGDQLHILDRSAGAVEQPDIALRRTRRAAEYFAPRDEESVIRKPLEYYRCLLNYGANLICNARYDDAITAHERLVALIDDFEPGTFPRVDYAHGNHLLASLRGGRVTPGEAASRQREIIAVHGNREDPFYLHNAFAVYLALSGDLDGALSQFKILRSHLNATRTSPEPSMVYLLGSNETAVRFLAGEDFDVLRVWDGLGTTLSAIAYTTVSFLERRHLFLRESFTEASLTPSEFDRYVIDRHPVEFGPLWDNYGRGFRLPEVELWRDS
- a CDS encoding YbhB/YbcL family Raf kinase inhibitor-like protein, encoding MPVNPLGVLLRKRRAGHHTLAWATPELQAPGTFVLTSPAFDHGTPIPPRHRGRMRGPNISPALTWTPPPAGTQELVLIVQDPDVPLGRPATHALTLGIDPTAQGIPENGLTHPSPVRGLRHGKGGLGRRGYSGPLPIRSHGPHSYVFQLFALDQQIDLPDTFTLDDTVQAMAGHVIARARLDGTYEIR
- a CDS encoding MFS transporter; the protein is MSSPTAAAGSAVMEKPFSWRFTTPLFIGSALNPINSSMIATALVPIATGLGVPIGQTASLVTALYLASAIAQPTAGKLAAVFGARRVFVVGIVLVLLGGVLGGVAPSLAMVLSARVLIGLGTSCAYPSAMMLIQRRAAQTGMEKPPGGVLGGLQIAGMATAALGLPIGGVIVQTIGWRWVFFINVPAALIALAATLIWIPRDPVPQERRNVRGVLSSIDLAGIIGFGLATIALLLFLFSLQNPNWTMLAAAVVLFVALTLSELRAASPFLDVRLLVRNGALTRTYIRFALVGLCVYVVMYGVTQWMEAARGMSALSVGLLLLPMGVISGVIVAPISKRNLVRGPVIVAAVASLIGSIGVAFLTSDTNIAWIIAITVVFGVVLGTASSGNQLALYLEAPPEQLGVASGLLRTFGYIGSIASSAIAGIVFHTEATDSGVRTIGAIMIVVSLIAVAFTVFDRSLRRHAGTTSHA
- a CDS encoding patatin-like phospholipase family protein, which produces MTTPGLGLALGGGAVLGAAHLGVLQALNARGLYPEVVAGTSAGALVGAAYASGTPLDEIEELMLSSSWAAVGRLTLTPRLGILDSQALSETLSRLETVQRIEELPIRFGAVATDVRSGKTVVITSGSLADALRASVAIPGLFPPVIRDNEVLYDGGLRANLPIEAARQLGARWTIAVRLSPEWVAAPPGTAEAIAKLEREASTLTIRPDLRGLSKWSPADVPQLIEAGRAAAEDVLRNFHSFDTIGDHLVAGRLADRSAA
- a CDS encoding glycosyltransferase, whose amino-acid sequence is MTRTDPIAFSIVIPTLNEAELLPGLLADLEAQEFRSFEVIVADAGSTDQTVEMATSAGARVVAGGMPGIGRNNGARAATGAFLVFLDADVRISRTFLADLHEQLEGRFLDLATCQIVPLSDSSLDKFLHSACMAVIKVGQYVDPHAPGFCIVISRRLFERVGGFDESLRLAEDHDLVRRASQFRPLRVLDEPQVQVSVRRLEKEGRLKLATKYVGVELYRGLVGEIRTDVFDYEFANFAPKLTAGSRSKG
- a CDS encoding tyrosine-type recombinase/integrase; this translates as MQTSSAVEQYLGWYRMTKDPSPHTARAYDSDLTLWLRQMDAAIDTTELTAGHFLRFLQGQRQAGLTSRTIMRRSSALHGFYSWMVDRQLAQPGLWASVDIRPGGGYTLPKVARSGDLETLHSYLRKQLRRTGSLHGDIREQPATATTLLAVSLMLVTGTRVSETATITCKSIDLTAGAVRVHGKGQRERVVYIVGPWLKRLIDEYLGYRDSAGVTHPYLLFNSSGNPITAETIRWRIKRAAEQAGIEQPVTPHMLRHAAATQLLEAGVDIRVVQRLLGHASITTTEIYTHVSDTALHRAVTNADVLTQRFLHDN